In Agarivorans gilvus, one genomic interval encodes:
- a CDS encoding cache domain-containing protein has product MIIMLFSSGLVIGTINYLHISDMVAQNQARALDQVGRATVAELESVIFPAQHFVSSLAAMNLTIKQLQQDQQSWLPMLYATLRQQRGLSAIYMGYQNGDFYLVRALDSAEKKALVQAPEGAVLLVSQVINGLSQQLFFDQQLQPIIDDTQRDYRLDPRQRPWFKLAMQQPTMVVATAPYVFYTTKQVGVTFARANTQANMVVGADITLASVSSSLHKNLISPSSLLVLFNKDFSVLAHQRPDWIAEHIKFDNEQVILPRLDSQDFGVISRLAEYSQNHQVNFTIEGEHEDWIGQLVEIKLNTDSGKPHPSKGCTWVWFHPRMKY; this is encoded by the coding sequence ATGATCATCATGCTATTTTCTAGCGGTTTGGTGATTGGCACCATCAATTACTTACATATCAGCGATATGGTGGCACAAAACCAAGCGCGAGCGCTGGACCAAGTGGGGCGAGCCACGGTAGCAGAACTAGAGAGTGTGATTTTCCCCGCTCAGCACTTTGTGAGTAGTTTAGCTGCGATGAACTTAACGATTAAGCAGTTGCAGCAAGATCAACAAAGTTGGCTGCCGATGCTATATGCCACTTTGCGTCAGCAGCGCGGCTTGTCGGCCATTTACATGGGTTATCAGAATGGTGATTTTTACTTAGTTAGAGCCCTCGATTCAGCAGAAAAAAAAGCGCTAGTGCAAGCGCCCGAGGGGGCGGTTCTGTTGGTCAGCCAAGTAATTAATGGGCTATCTCAGCAGCTCTTTTTTGATCAGCAGTTGCAGCCGATTATCGATGATACTCAACGCGATTATCGCCTTGACCCTCGCCAACGACCCTGGTTTAAATTGGCGATGCAGCAACCCACCATGGTGGTGGCTACGGCTCCTTACGTGTTTTATACCACTAAGCAAGTCGGCGTGACGTTTGCGCGAGCAAATACTCAGGCTAACATGGTGGTTGGTGCCGATATTACGCTGGCCAGTGTTTCCAGTAGTTTGCACAAGAACTTGATTAGCCCATCTTCTTTGCTGGTATTGTTTAATAAGGACTTTTCAGTGCTGGCTCATCAACGCCCAGATTGGATAGCTGAGCACATTAAATTTGATAATGAGCAGGTCATTTTACCGCGGTTAGATAGTCAGGACTTTGGGGTGATCTCTCGTTTGGCCGAATATTCGCAAAATCACCAAGTCAACTTTACCATCGAAGGCGAACATGAAGATTGGATTGGCCAGCTGGTAGAAATTAAGCTAAATACCGACTCGGGGAAGCCGCACCCATCGAAGGGCTGCACTTGGGTTTGGTTTCACCCGAGGATGAAGTATTAA
- a CDS encoding DEAD/DEAH box helicase, which translates to MQFSEFGLDPRLNKTIQHLGFSEATEIQARAIPAAMAGKDLLASSKTGSGKTLAYLLPAMQRMLKTRALSKRDARCLILTPTRELAKQVFAQLRLLIANTQTRACLITGGENFNDQSKLLRKEPQIIVATPGRLADHLSKRHLFLDGLELLILDEADRMLDLGFAEQLNSVDQAASHRKRQTLMFSATLDDAAINSFALKLLNEPERIAVGFSFTQHQDIQQQFLLSDHLDHKQQQLSEILKQDSLKQAIVFTATRADTERLAQLFSEQGLRCSALSADLSQGARNKIMDEFSRGQQKVLFTTDLASRGLDIVQVSHVINFDMPKHVEEYVHRIGRTGRAGNQGQAYSLVGPKDWFSFKNLEALLEQKIQFISLDGLEAKFKGLANKKHKPSLGKQAPKRKAKTASKHQQKPAVKTNKTFVVGKDMGDAPIKRQKKVDNLSDLDNSED; encoded by the coding sequence TTGCAGTTTTCTGAATTTGGCCTAGATCCCCGCTTAAATAAAACCATTCAACACTTGGGCTTTAGCGAAGCCACCGAGATCCAAGCGAGAGCCATTCCCGCCGCCATGGCAGGAAAAGATCTATTGGCCTCTTCAAAAACCGGCTCAGGCAAAACCCTTGCCTACTTATTACCCGCCATGCAACGCATGCTCAAAACTCGCGCCTTATCAAAACGAGACGCTCGCTGCTTAATTCTGACGCCAACCCGAGAGCTAGCGAAACAAGTTTTTGCCCAGCTACGTTTATTGATAGCCAATACTCAAACTCGCGCCTGTTTAATCACCGGCGGGGAAAACTTTAATGACCAGAGTAAATTGCTGCGCAAAGAGCCACAGATAATCGTGGCCACACCAGGGCGCTTAGCCGACCACTTAAGTAAGCGTCATCTATTCCTCGATGGTTTAGAACTGCTAATTCTCGACGAAGCAGACCGCATGCTAGATCTCGGTTTCGCCGAACAATTAAATTCAGTTGATCAAGCCGCCAGCCACCGCAAGCGCCAAACCTTGATGTTTTCGGCCACGCTGGATGATGCAGCAATTAATAGCTTCGCACTAAAACTATTAAATGAACCCGAGCGTATTGCGGTTGGTTTTAGCTTTACTCAGCACCAAGATATTCAGCAACAGTTTTTACTTAGTGATCATTTAGACCATAAACAACAACAGCTTAGCGAAATTCTTAAGCAAGACTCGCTTAAACAGGCGATTGTGTTTACCGCGACTCGAGCCGATACCGAGCGCCTAGCCCAACTGTTTAGTGAGCAAGGGCTACGCTGCTCTGCATTAAGCGCCGATTTAAGCCAAGGCGCGCGTAATAAAATCATGGACGAGTTTAGCCGAGGCCAACAAAAGGTATTATTTACCACCGATTTAGCCTCTCGTGGTTTAGACATCGTGCAGGTGTCGCACGTAATTAACTTTGATATGCCGAAACATGTGGAAGAATATGTCCACCGTATTGGCCGCACCGGCCGCGCAGGTAACCAAGGCCAAGCCTATTCTTTAGTGGGCCCCAAAGACTGGTTCAGTTTTAAAAACCTCGAAGCCCTATTAGAACAGAAAATTCAGTTTATTAGCCTCGATGGCCTAGAAGCTAAATTTAAAGGTCTGGCAAATAAGAAACACAAACCTAGCCTTGGTAAGCAAGCACCAAAACGTAAAGCCAAAACCGCCAGCAAGCACCAACAGAAGCCAGCGGTGAAAACCAATAAGACCTTCGTGGTGGGTAAAGATATGGGTGATGCTCCCATTAAACGCCAGAAGAAAGTTGATAATCTTAGTGACTTAGACAATAGCGAAGACTAG
- a CDS encoding ABC transporter ATP-binding protein — protein sequence MQAASHSSSFTWATIRQQVFQYKKPLVYAHLIAILATLVSVPIPLLMPLLVDEVLLKQPGQAVALMQSLLPQQWHSASAYIICILLVVISLRLMSLVISVLQARQFTFIGKQISFLIRERLVNHLPKVELREYETQGSGGISARCVTDVETLDKFISESLSKFLVAVLTIIGTAAILLWIDWQLGLIILLLNPAVIYFSRSFGRHVKDLKKRENAAFEAFQLALIETLDSIQQLRASQREGHYFSRVVNAATELKDHAIASHWKTDAVNRLSFTIFLVGFEIFRAIAMLMVVFSDLTVGQIFAVFGYLWFMMGPVQEILNIQYSYFSANAALARLNQLFELKQEPNYPCEINPFAEQRQFDIDFKNVDFSYTAESPVLQDISLKLPAGKKVALVSVSGGGKSTLVNLLLGLYQQDRGDILFDGVPIEKVGYACIRSNIATVLQQPILFNTSVRENLSMGKQHSEAALWQALAIAELADTVKRLPEQLDTLVGRSGVKLSGGQKQRLAIARMVLSDPQVVILDEATSALDTETEAKLHRNLKAFLQQRTTLIIAHRLSAIKQADLIYVLDDGKISQAGEHQQLLAQTGLYQTLYQHQD from the coding sequence ATGCAGGCAGCTTCTCACTCTTCCAGTTTTACTTGGGCAACCATTCGCCAACAAGTATTTCAATACAAAAAACCCTTGGTCTACGCTCACCTGATTGCAATATTGGCGACACTAGTTAGCGTCCCCATTCCCTTACTTATGCCGCTATTGGTTGATGAAGTCTTACTCAAGCAACCAGGCCAAGCAGTTGCGCTAATGCAATCGCTACTTCCCCAACAGTGGCACAGCGCTAGCGCTTATATTATTTGCATTTTGCTGGTAGTGATTAGCCTACGCCTCATGTCTCTGGTGATTAGTGTGCTGCAGGCACGACAATTCACCTTCATTGGCAAACAAATTAGTTTTTTGATCCGCGAGCGCCTAGTCAATCACCTGCCCAAGGTGGAACTGCGCGAATATGAAACTCAGGGCTCTGGTGGGATCAGCGCTCGCTGTGTGACCGATGTAGAAACGCTCGATAAATTTATTAGCGAAAGTCTGTCTAAATTTCTAGTGGCCGTGCTTACCATTATTGGTACTGCGGCGATTTTATTATGGATAGACTGGCAACTGGGTTTAATCATTTTGCTACTCAACCCTGCGGTAATTTACTTCTCCCGCTCTTTTGGGCGTCATGTAAAAGACTTAAAAAAACGAGAAAACGCCGCCTTTGAGGCCTTTCAATTAGCACTGATTGAAACCCTAGATAGCATTCAGCAATTGCGCGCCAGCCAGCGTGAAGGCCACTATTTTTCACGGGTGGTGAATGCCGCCACTGAATTAAAAGATCATGCGATTGCCTCGCATTGGAAAACCGACGCAGTTAATCGCCTTAGTTTCACGATTTTTCTCGTTGGCTTTGAGATTTTCCGCGCCATAGCCATGTTAATGGTGGTATTTTCCGATCTCACTGTAGGCCAAATATTTGCGGTGTTTGGTTACCTCTGGTTCATGATGGGACCAGTGCAAGAAATTCTCAATATTCAATATAGCTACTTTAGTGCCAATGCCGCCTTGGCTAGACTTAATCAACTATTTGAACTGAAACAAGAGCCCAACTACCCTTGTGAAATCAACCCCTTTGCCGAACAGCGCCAATTTGATATCGACTTCAAAAATGTAGATTTTAGCTATACGGCCGAGTCTCCAGTACTCCAAGACATTAGCCTTAAGTTACCCGCAGGTAAGAAGGTCGCGCTGGTGTCGGTGAGCGGTGGCGGTAAGTCCACCTTGGTTAACTTATTATTAGGACTCTACCAACAAGACCGTGGCGATATTCTCTTCGATGGCGTGCCCATAGAGAAAGTCGGCTATGCCTGCATTCGCAGTAATATTGCCACTGTTCTACAGCAACCTATTTTATTTAATACCAGCGTTCGAGAAAACTTAAGCATGGGTAAACAACACAGTGAAGCCGCACTGTGGCAGGCCCTCGCCATTGCTGAATTAGCCGATACGGTAAAACGATTACCCGAGCAACTCGACACCCTAGTCGGGCGCAGTGGAGTCAAACTCTCTGGCGGCCAAAAACAACGTTTAGCGATTGCCCGAATGGTCTTAAGCGACCCGCAGGTGGTGATCCTAGATGAAGCGACCTCGGCCTTAGACACCGAAACCGAAGCAAAACTACATCGTAACCTTAAGGCCTTCTTGCAACAGCGCACTACCTTAATCATTGCTCATAGACTTAGTGCGATTAAGCAAGCCGATCTAATCTATGTATTAGACGACGGGAAAATTAGCCAAGCTGGCGAACACCAGCAACTGCTTGCGCAAACCGGCTTATATCAAACGCTTTATCAACATCAAGATTAA
- a CDS encoding DUF2390 domain-containing protein: MEYAVISKSCLVPNFQNTVERFWRFSQHVYANPELQSLCLSLQDKQQRNINLLLWLSFCQLQRWTVNLDQLLGQIHHSEQKMTQFRRHRKTIKPLLSDTQYQLLLKHELKLERRQQQLLVLCQQRHPGEQAAEQALKAYLQQAEAAESYLSRVNAALRA, from the coding sequence ATGGAGTATGCCGTTATTTCGAAGTCTTGTTTAGTCCCCAACTTTCAAAACACTGTTGAACGTTTCTGGCGGTTTTCCCAGCATGTTTACGCTAACCCCGAATTGCAAAGCTTGTGTTTGAGTTTACAAGACAAGCAACAGCGTAATATAAACCTCTTGCTTTGGTTGAGCTTTTGCCAGCTACAACGTTGGACGGTAAACCTAGATCAGTTGTTGGGGCAAATTCACCATAGTGAACAAAAAATGACGCAGTTTCGCCGCCACCGAAAAACCATTAAACCTTTACTTAGTGATACCCAATATCAATTGTTATTGAAACACGAACTAAAACTGGAACGCCGTCAGCAGCAATTGTTAGTGCTTTGCCAGCAACGTCACCCAGGGGAGCAAGCTGCGGAGCAAGCCTTAAAAGCTTACTTGCAACAAGCTGAAGCGGCAGAAAGTTACCTGAGTAGGGTGAATGCTGCGTTAAGGGCTTAA
- a CDS encoding cold-shock protein — MSGQVLSGTVKWFNDEKGFGFIAQEKGPDVFVHFRAINGNGRRTLLEGQAVTFEVVQGQKGPQAENVTAV; from the coding sequence ATGTCAGGTCAGGTATTATCTGGAACCGTTAAATGGTTCAACGACGAAAAAGGTTTTGGTTTTATTGCACAAGAGAAAGGTCCGGACGTATTTGTTCACTTTCGTGCCATTAATGGCAATGGACGCCGTACTTTGCTTGAAGGTCAAGCAGTAACGTTTGAAGTAGTTCAAGGTCAAAAAGGCCCACAAGCTGAGAATGTTACCGCGGTTTAA
- a CDS encoding DUF3820 family protein, with protein sequence MSEQPSPSEALFDKAMLLKVARHKMPFGKYAGREIIRLPEEYLLWFANKQGFPKGELGQLMALALEIQVAGLEKLLWPLIDTKQP encoded by the coding sequence ATGAGTGAGCAGCCTTCCCCTAGCGAAGCGCTTTTTGATAAAGCAATGTTACTAAAAGTGGCTCGTCATAAAATGCCTTTTGGTAAGTATGCAGGCAGAGAGATTATCCGTTTGCCGGAAGAATATTTGCTTTGGTTTGCCAATAAGCAGGGTTTTCCTAAAGGCGAATTGGGCCAGTTAATGGCCTTGGCTTTAGAGATACAGGTGGCGGGTTTAGAAAAACTGCTTTGGCCACTTATCGATACAAAGCAGCCATAA
- a CDS encoding pyrimidine/purine nucleoside phosphorylase, whose product MLKSNEYFDGKVKSIGFAGKEKPSSVGVMAEGEYEFGTAEPELMVVIAGELIVKLPGETEWVSYQDGQQFNVPGNAKFQLKVPTETAYLCVYG is encoded by the coding sequence ATGTTAAAGAGCAACGAGTACTTTGACGGCAAGGTAAAATCCATCGGCTTTGCAGGGAAAGAAAAGCCTTCTTCTGTTGGCGTAATGGCAGAAGGTGAATATGAATTTGGCACAGCCGAGCCTGAGTTAATGGTGGTTATCGCCGGCGAACTGATTGTAAAATTACCCGGCGAAACTGAATGGGTCAGCTACCAAGATGGGCAGCAGTTTAATGTTCCGGGCAACGCCAAGTTCCAACTTAAAGTGCCCACCGAAACCGCTTATTTATGTGTTTACGGCTAA
- the phrB gene encoding deoxyribodipyrimidine photo-lyase has translation MQHQLVWFRNDLRVRDNQALSHAVASNQAVLAVYLACPQQWQAHELAPIQADLIERRLVALQQQLAELNIPLLAVHCSDFTSVPQCLLQLVQQYQIGAVHFQQQYELNEQGRDQAVQQSLSQQGVEVVSYHGDCILPPGSVLTKSQQVFKVFTPFRKAWLSQLDEACFSPLAAPAAVLSSLLPDSFSKLLAKPEPIKLDYATSNSSAWLCDESEIIQCLRDFSAVKAESYQQLRDFPAEPGTSKLSPYLALGIISPRQCLARLYHDHPQALESQQGGAFVWLSEIVWREFYRHLIAAYPQLCKGRAFLDWTERVNWQHDEQLLKAWQQGQTGYPIVDAAMRQLAATGWMHNRLRMIVASFLSKDLLIDWRHGERWFMQHLIDGDFASNNGGWQWAASTGTDAQPYFRIFNPTTQGERFDPKGEFVRYWLPQLSEIAGKKVHQPHSWAEKSGQYLAYPKPIVDHAKQRKLALSLFEQAKANMEDLAD, from the coding sequence ATGCAACATCAATTAGTCTGGTTTAGAAATGACCTTAGGGTCAGAGACAATCAAGCTTTAAGTCATGCGGTGGCCAGCAACCAAGCGGTACTTGCGGTATATCTGGCCTGTCCGCAGCAGTGGCAAGCCCATGAGCTTGCGCCGATTCAGGCAGATTTAATCGAGCGGCGCTTAGTGGCGTTACAGCAACAGTTGGCAGAGTTGAATATTCCTTTGTTGGCCGTGCATTGTTCCGACTTCACTAGCGTTCCACAGTGCTTATTACAGTTAGTTCAGCAGTATCAAATTGGCGCTGTGCATTTTCAGCAGCAATATGAGTTAAATGAACAAGGCCGTGACCAAGCCGTGCAGCAGAGCTTGAGCCAGCAGGGCGTTGAGGTAGTTAGTTACCATGGCGATTGCATATTGCCACCGGGCTCGGTGCTCACTAAGAGCCAACAAGTATTTAAGGTGTTCACTCCCTTTCGCAAGGCTTGGTTAAGCCAATTAGATGAAGCCTGTTTTAGCCCATTGGCCGCGCCAGCAGCGGTATTATCTTCATTACTGCCGGACAGTTTTAGCAAGCTCTTGGCTAAGCCTGAGCCAATCAAACTCGATTATGCCACCAGTAACAGCAGTGCTTGGCTGTGCGATGAAAGTGAGATTATTCAGTGTTTACGTGATTTTAGTGCGGTTAAGGCCGAGTCCTACCAGCAGTTACGTGATTTTCCGGCAGAGCCCGGCACCAGTAAGCTTTCGCCTTATCTGGCTTTAGGCATAATATCGCCCCGCCAATGCTTGGCCAGGCTCTATCATGACCACCCACAAGCGCTGGAAAGCCAGCAAGGGGGCGCTTTTGTTTGGTTAAGTGAGATTGTTTGGCGGGAGTTTTATCGCCACCTCATCGCGGCGTATCCGCAGCTTTGTAAAGGCCGAGCATTTCTAGACTGGACTGAGCGAGTTAATTGGCAGCATGATGAGCAGCTCTTAAAGGCATGGCAACAGGGACAAACTGGTTATCCGATAGTGGATGCGGCAATGCGCCAACTGGCAGCAACAGGCTGGATGCATAATCGCTTACGCATGATAGTTGCCAGCTTTCTCAGTAAAGACTTGTTGATTGATTGGCGCCACGGAGAGCGTTGGTTTATGCAACACCTAATTGATGGTGATTTTGCATCGAATAACGGTGGTTGGCAGTGGGCGGCCTCAACGGGTACCGATGCTCAACCCTATTTTCGAATTTTTAACCCGACTACGCAGGGGGAGCGCTTCGATCCTAAGGGAGAGTTTGTTCGTTACTGGTTACCCCAGTTAAGTGAGATTGCTGGGAAAAAGGTGCATCAGCCGCATAGCTGGGCTGAAAAAAGTGGCCAGTATTTGGCTTACCCCAAGCCCATCGTAGACCATGCCAAGCAGCGTAAATTGGCCCTGAGTTTATTTGAGCAGGCGAAAGCGAATATGGAAGACCTTGCCGATTAA
- a CDS encoding VOC family protein has protein sequence MLKGFHHVAIICSDYARSKHFYTQILGLKPIAENYQPQRNSYKLDLALPGGGQIELFAFAEAPPRPSYPEAQGLRHLAFAVDDIEQAVAELRSHNIAVEALRVDPYTEKRFTFFNDPDGLPLELYQL, from the coding sequence ATGCTTAAAGGTTTTCATCATGTCGCGATTATTTGTTCTGATTATGCTCGCTCGAAACATTTCTATACCCAGATCTTAGGATTAAAGCCCATTGCCGAGAATTATCAGCCGCAGCGAAATAGCTATAAACTGGATTTAGCGCTTCCAGGAGGAGGGCAAATCGAACTGTTTGCCTTTGCCGAGGCTCCGCCTCGTCCCAGTTACCCGGAAGCTCAAGGCTTGCGGCATTTAGCTTTTGCGGTGGATGACATCGAACAGGCGGTGGCTGAGTTACGTAGCCACAATATTGCGGTGGAGGCCTTACGAGTTGATCCCTATACCGAGAAGCGCTTCACTTTTTTCAACGATCCCGATGGTTTGCCTCTAGAACTCTATCAGCTTTAG
- a CDS encoding OmpP1/FadL family transporter produces the protein MKKRIFSLTALSATLLSGHSLAAGFQVNSQSATGIGRAFSGDAVIADNASVLARNPAAMAMFEQKALSLGLVYTDVDVTIKDVNYGPVEYGSVGDAAGDKVIPNIYYIHPINNDFAVGVGAFSNFGTGTDISELNNSGAPVTPVDLFGNTEVITSTFNMSMSYRINQQFSIGAGVDLIYGQGTLRRQGEIVGGSGVQSKLVDVDADGWALGGIIGATYEINDNNRLGMSYRVSPSFKAAGKVEYQGQSYDDIHIPLPNIFQIAGYHELNHKWAVHYTAQHTSWSDFDHITVTGSLPEQTVKSYQWKNSWLFSVGATYQLNPNWALRAGYMHDKGVVDEVSSLSIPDSDRNWYTVGASYYINKHSSIDFGLGFVRGEDVEVRESSAIPVIGEVVGHTRSDAIYYSMQYSYLF, from the coding sequence ATGAAAAAACGCATATTCAGTCTAACTGCCCTTAGCGCCACCTTGCTCAGCGGCCACAGCCTAGCCGCTGGCTTTCAGGTAAATAGCCAGTCTGCCACTGGTATTGGTCGCGCCTTTTCAGGGGATGCGGTGATAGCCGACAATGCTTCGGTATTGGCGCGTAACCCAGCAGCTATGGCGATGTTTGAGCAAAAAGCGTTGTCACTAGGTCTCGTTTATACCGATGTTGATGTCACCATTAAAGATGTCAATTATGGCCCCGTTGAGTATGGCAGCGTCGGCGATGCTGCTGGCGATAAAGTCATTCCTAATATTTATTACATTCACCCGATCAATAATGACTTTGCCGTTGGTGTAGGCGCCTTCAGTAACTTTGGTACTGGTACAGACATTAGCGAGCTTAACAACAGCGGCGCGCCAGTCACGCCGGTGGACTTGTTTGGTAATACCGAAGTCATCACCTCAACCTTTAATATGAGTATGTCTTACCGCATCAACCAGCAGTTCAGCATTGGTGCCGGGGTCGACCTTATATATGGTCAAGGCACACTCAGGCGCCAAGGCGAAATTGTTGGCGGCTCTGGCGTTCAAAGTAAATTGGTTGACGTTGATGCCGATGGCTGGGCACTGGGCGGCATTATTGGCGCCACTTACGAGATTAACGATAACAACCGTTTAGGTATGAGTTACCGAGTCAGCCCTAGTTTTAAAGCGGCTGGCAAAGTGGAGTATCAAGGCCAGTCTTATGATGACATCCATATTCCACTACCAAATATTTTCCAAATTGCTGGTTATCACGAGCTCAACCACAAATGGGCGGTACATTACACCGCTCAGCACACCAGCTGGAGCGACTTCGACCATATTACCGTGACAGGTTCGTTACCGGAACAAACGGTAAAAAGCTACCAATGGAAAAACTCATGGTTATTTAGCGTGGGAGCGACCTACCAGCTAAACCCAAACTGGGCACTACGCGCCGGTTACATGCACGATAAAGGTGTGGTGGACGAAGTCAGTTCCTTATCAATACCTGATTCTGACCGTAACTGGTATACCGTTGGTGCGAGTTACTACATCAACAAACACTCGAGCATAGATTTTGGTCTTGGCTTTGTCCGCGGCGAAGATGTGGAAGTACGTGAAAGCAGTGCCATTCCTGTGATTGGTGAAGTGGTTGGCCATACTCGCTCCGACGCTATCTACTACTCGATGCAGTACAGCTACTTGTTCTAA
- a CDS encoding helix-turn-helix domain-containing protein has product MSNNAKHLFKRFEQLPFMELRQVQHSAACYHSHAHDEFSFGVIDAGQAVYKNQTQQHSIGQGLSVTINPGDVHSCNPKQGQWSYRMLFVESAWVGQVQQEMLACPASDYLAFERQLVSDKQTYALLNQLFLKIQLEQNPLEQESLLLAFFEQQFASQQRFRSDVSSVAKPQLQRVRECIQDQLQHNLSLSELAAIAGLSRYHLVRSFKQVYGLSPHAFQLNQRINRAKGLLREGRSIVDTANQLGFADQSHFQRNFKKRIALTPRQYRACFT; this is encoded by the coding sequence ATGAGCAACAATGCAAAACACCTGTTTAAACGCTTTGAACAACTTCCTTTTATGGAGCTACGGCAGGTTCAGCATTCGGCGGCTTGTTATCATAGCCATGCCCATGACGAATTTTCTTTTGGGGTGATCGATGCTGGCCAAGCCGTGTATAAAAACCAGACTCAGCAACACTCTATTGGTCAAGGACTAAGCGTCACCATTAACCCTGGTGATGTTCACTCCTGCAACCCTAAACAAGGGCAGTGGTCTTACCGAATGCTGTTTGTAGAAAGCGCCTGGGTGGGCCAAGTGCAGCAAGAAATGTTGGCTTGTCCAGCCAGCGATTACTTGGCTTTTGAGCGTCAGCTAGTTAGCGACAAACAAACTTATGCCCTGCTAAATCAGCTGTTTTTAAAGATTCAACTTGAGCAAAATCCGCTGGAACAAGAGAGCCTGTTGTTGGCGTTTTTTGAGCAACAGTTTGCCAGCCAACAGCGTTTTCGCAGCGATGTCAGCAGTGTGGCCAAACCCCAATTGCAGCGAGTCAGAGAGTGTATACAAGATCAATTGCAGCACAATCTTAGCTTAAGTGAGTTGGCAGCAATAGCTGGGCTGAGTCGTTATCACTTGGTGAGAAGCTTTAAGCAAGTTTATGGTTTATCGCCCCACGCTTTTCAGCTTAACCAGCGCATTAATCGAGCAAAAGGCTTATTGCGAGAGGGCCGTAGCATTGTCGATACCGCTAATCAACTCGGCTTTGCTGACCAGAGTCATTTTCAACGAAATTTCAAGAAGCGTATTGCGCTTACGCCAAGGCAATATCGAGCCTGTTTTACTTAA
- a CDS encoding LysE family translocator — MSVILSMLIFALISAISPGPVNIIASSAAANFGFRQALPHVVGASLCYCLVVFTAGLALNLTLDVLPALTHLLQYLGAAFLLYMALKIASAPVSLPGQQNLAKPPSFWQGVLAQGLNPKAWLVAMSGVSLFVAPQQQAEFYLLVFSLISLMVCLVGVGTWAAIGSLISRYLGSAWRLRVFNCSMAALLAGSVLSLFI, encoded by the coding sequence TTGAGTGTAATTCTATCGATGTTGATCTTTGCTTTAATTAGCGCTATTTCACCGGGCCCGGTGAATATTATTGCTAGCAGTGCTGCCGCCAACTTTGGTTTTCGTCAAGCGCTGCCCCATGTGGTGGGAGCCAGTCTTTGTTATTGCTTGGTGGTATTTACAGCAGGCTTAGCGCTTAATCTGACCTTAGATGTATTACCCGCCTTGACCCATCTATTGCAATATTTGGGAGCGGCATTTCTTTTATACATGGCGCTAAAAATTGCTTCGGCTCCCGTGAGTTTGCCGGGGCAACAAAATTTGGCTAAGCCTCCTAGTTTTTGGCAGGGGGTATTGGCTCAGGGTTTAAACCCCAAAGCGTGGTTAGTGGCTATGTCTGGAGTGAGTTTGTTTGTTGCGCCGCAGCAGCAAGCGGAATTTTATTTGTTGGTATTTTCTCTGATCTCTCTTATGGTTTGTTTAGTGGGAGTCGGCACATGGGCCGCTATTGGCTCGCTGATTTCCCGTTACTTGGGTTCGGCTTGGCGGCTGCGGGTGTTTAATTGCTCTATGGCGGCCCTGTTAGCCGGTTCGGTACTATCGCTGTTTATTTAG
- a CDS encoding TIGR02647 family protein encodes MKFTPATIAELNLLLQFDLSSLQTGIKVHHDAAPELVTAAQSLFDKGLSTQTDGGYLTDLGIEVAEHAQKLLAVLSTKPEHVSA; translated from the coding sequence ATGAAATTTACTCCTGCCACTATCGCCGAACTTAACTTACTACTGCAATTTGACCTGAGCAGTTTACAAACTGGGATTAAAGTTCACCACGATGCCGCTCCCGAGTTAGTTACGGCGGCACAAAGTTTATTTGATAAAGGATTAAGTACCCAAACCGATGGCGGTTACCTCACCGACTTAGGCATAGAAGTGGCCGAACATGCACAAAAATTATTAGCCGTATTATCCACCAAGCCAGAACACGTTTCAGCTTAA